A portion of the Pedobacter cryoconitis genome contains these proteins:
- the hemW gene encoding radical SAM family heme chaperone HemW, which translates to MAGIYIHIPFCKQACNYCDFHFSTSLQHVDEMTDAICKEILLKKSRIADEHIGSIYFGGGTPSLLPEKSLARIFDTLTSNFSIAADAEITIETNPDDLDAKKIAQLRQLPVNRFSIGVQSFFNDDLVWMNRAHTANEAETCIKRSQDAGFENLSIDLIYGFPLLTDEKWLSNINKAISLQTPHISAYSLTVEPKTALAAAIKKGKQIPVNDEQSAAQFITLTEKLAIAGFDHYEISNYSLPGRHAVHNTNYWRGIPYLGIGPSAHGFNGNVRYLNIANNAKYMQQLALGKLAETIEELDSYDRFNEYIMTSLRTMWGTDLQKIGNEFGKIFLEDTLKNIIPFLQRDWLKNENNRLILTPDGKLFADYIASELFLLDEHPED; encoded by the coding sequence ATGGCAGGAATTTATATCCATATCCCCTTTTGTAAACAAGCTTGTAATTATTGCGATTTTCATTTCAGCACCTCTCTGCAACATGTAGATGAAATGACGGATGCGATTTGCAAAGAAATCCTTTTAAAAAAGAGCAGAATAGCTGATGAGCACATAGGGAGTATTTATTTTGGTGGTGGTACACCTTCTCTTTTACCGGAGAAATCATTGGCCAGAATCTTTGACACTTTAACTTCTAATTTTTCTATCGCAGCCGATGCTGAGATTACGATTGAAACTAATCCTGATGATTTAGACGCAAAAAAGATCGCACAGTTGCGTCAGCTTCCTGTGAACCGCTTCAGCATTGGCGTACAATCTTTCTTTAATGATGACCTGGTCTGGATGAACAGGGCACATACTGCTAACGAAGCAGAAACTTGTATTAAACGGAGTCAGGATGCCGGGTTTGAGAATCTGAGCATCGATCTTATTTATGGATTTCCCTTGCTGACAGATGAAAAATGGCTGAGTAATATCAACAAAGCAATCAGTTTGCAAACACCGCATATTTCGGCCTACTCCTTAACTGTTGAACCTAAAACTGCTTTAGCCGCAGCGATAAAAAAGGGAAAGCAAATTCCTGTAAATGATGAGCAAAGTGCAGCGCAGTTTATCACACTGACGGAGAAGCTGGCTATTGCTGGTTTTGATCATTATGAAATATCAAATTATAGTTTACCTGGTCGTCACGCGGTGCACAATACCAATTATTGGAGAGGTATTCCCTACTTGGGAATCGGCCCTTCGGCACATGGATTCAACGGAAATGTAAGGTATCTGAACATCGCAAACAATGCTAAATATATGCAGCAGTTAGCGCTGGGTAAACTGGCAGAAACGATAGAAGAACTGGATAGCTATGACCGCTTTAATGAGTATATCATGACTTCGCTCCGCACCATGTGGGGTACAGATTTACAAAAGATAGGCAACGAATTTGGTAAAATATTTTTAGAAGACACGCTAAAAAACATCATTCCGTTTTTACAGCGTGATTGGTTGAAAAACGAGAATAACAGGTTAATATTAACACCGGACGGCAAATTATTTGCTGACTATATCGCTTCAGAATTATTCCTTTTAGACGAACATCCGGAAGATTAA
- a CDS encoding SDR family oxidoreductase has product MKNKVIWITGASSGIGEALVYAYNNSGANLIISARNRDELFRVKGNCKNQINVHVLSFDLEDTALLADKVRDAQKIFGHIDMLINSGGLSQRSLALETALNVEQKLMNVNFWGTVALSKAVLPQMIAKGGGKIVCISSLTGKFGTAYRSAYAASKHALHGYFDSLRSEVFDKNIQITMVCPGYIKTNISLHAMTADGQLHNQMDENQEHGLAAAECANLIVKAIQQNKEEVYMGGKEVKGILFKRFFPLRFSKHMRTKNLAIQKTKH; this is encoded by the coding sequence ATGAAGAATAAAGTAATCTGGATCACGGGAGCTTCTTCGGGTATCGGTGAAGCACTCGTTTATGCTTATAATAATTCAGGGGCAAACCTTATTATTTCTGCCCGCAACAGAGATGAACTTTTCAGGGTAAAAGGAAACTGTAAAAATCAGATTAATGTCCATGTCCTTTCTTTTGACCTGGAAGACACTGCCTTATTAGCAGACAAAGTCAGAGATGCACAGAAAATATTTGGCCATATTGATATGCTGATCAACAGCGGAGGATTGAGTCAACGGTCATTAGCCCTGGAAACTGCTTTAAACGTAGAACAAAAGCTGATGAATGTTAACTTTTGGGGTACAGTCGCTTTGAGTAAAGCAGTATTGCCTCAGATGATTGCTAAAGGTGGGGGTAAAATTGTCTGCATCAGCAGTCTGACAGGTAAATTCGGTACTGCTTACCGCTCCGCTTATGCAGCTTCCAAACATGCTTTACATGGGTATTTTGATTCATTACGTTCAGAAGTATTTGATAAAAACATCCAGATCACCATGGTTTGTCCAGGTTATATTAAAACAAATATTTCGCTGCATGCAATGACTGCCGATGGCCAGCTGCATAACCAAATGGACGAGAATCAGGAGCACGGTCTTGCCGCGGCTGAGTGCGCAAATTTAATTGTCAAAGCTATTCAGCAAAATAAGGAAGAAGTCTATATGGGTGGCAAAGAAGTGAAGGGGATTTTGTTCAAACGCTTTTTTCCACTGAGGTTCTCCAAACACATGCGAACAAAAAATTTAGCTATTCAGAAAACCAAGCACTAG
- a CDS encoding fasciclin domain-containing protein gives MKRFILPVFVIVAMAFSTSVYAQKNPMVGGAAMYANKDIVDNAVNSKDHTTLVAAVKAAGLVETLKSAGPFTVFAPTNEAFDKLPAGTVETVLKPENKAMLTKILTYHVVAGKMDSKAIAKAIKMGNGKAELTTVAGGKLWASMDGDKLILTDEKGGTATVTIANVMQKNGVIHVIDSVLMPN, from the coding sequence ATGAAAAGATTCATCTTACCTGTATTTGTCATAGTAGCTATGGCATTTTCAACTTCAGTTTACGCCCAAAAAAATCCAATGGTTGGTGGTGCAGCTATGTACGCCAATAAAGATATTGTTGACAATGCGGTGAACTCAAAAGACCACACTACATTGGTTGCTGCTGTTAAAGCTGCTGGCCTTGTAGAAACTTTAAAAAGTGCCGGCCCTTTCACTGTATTTGCTCCAACGAATGAAGCTTTTGACAAATTGCCTGCTGGTACGGTGGAAACAGTTTTGAAACCAGAAAACAAAGCAATGTTAACTAAAATCCTTACTTACCATGTTGTTGCTGGAAAAATGGATTCAAAAGCAATCGCTAAAGCAATTAAAATGGGTAATGGTAAAGCAGAATTAACTACTGTTGCTGGTGGAAAATTATGGGCTTCTATGGACGGAGACAAATTAATTCTAACTGACGAAAAAGGCGGAACAGCTACCGTAACTATTGCCAATGTAATGCAAAAAAATGGTGTAATTCACGTTATTGACAGTGTTTTAATGCCTAACTAA
- a CDS encoding cupin-like domain-containing protein: MKFDLTQIDCVDDISKEDFEKNYLNARRPLVIKNMAKNWPAYEKWSMDYMKTVVGDRLVPLYDSSKADPSKPINAAATEMKFADYIDLIKTTPTDLRIFLFDPIKQAPKLLNDYIAPKDLMGGFLDSYPNMFFGGKGSVTFLHYDIDMAHIFHTHFNGRKHVILFENKWKERLYQIPYATYALEDYDIENPDFDKFPALKGVKGIEAYLEHGDTLFMPTGYWHWMKYLDGSFSISLRAWDKSWAVKAKSLYNLTIQRKFDDFMKANFREKYMAWKERLAIKRANKALAEHAPF; the protein is encoded by the coding sequence ATGAAGTTTGATTTAACTCAGATTGATTGCGTTGATGATATCTCCAAAGAGGACTTTGAAAAAAACTATCTCAATGCGCGCAGACCATTAGTCATCAAAAACATGGCTAAAAACTGGCCGGCATATGAGAAATGGTCTATGGATTACATGAAAACTGTAGTTGGAGATAGACTAGTGCCGCTCTACGATAGTTCTAAAGCTGATCCGTCCAAGCCAATTAATGCTGCTGCTACAGAGATGAAGTTTGCAGATTATATTGACCTGATTAAAACTACGCCTACTGACCTTCGGATTTTCTTATTTGATCCGATCAAACAAGCGCCTAAGTTATTGAATGATTATATCGCTCCTAAAGATTTGATGGGTGGTTTTCTGGATAGTTATCCTAATATGTTCTTCGGTGGAAAAGGCTCTGTTACCTTCCTTCATTATGATATAGACATGGCGCATATTTTCCATACGCATTTTAACGGCCGCAAGCATGTCATTTTATTTGAGAACAAATGGAAGGAGCGCCTTTATCAAATTCCATATGCAACATATGCTTTAGAAGATTATGATATTGAAAACCCCGATTTTGATAAGTTCCCTGCTTTAAAAGGAGTAAAGGGTATAGAAGCTTATCTTGAACATGGAGATACGCTGTTTATGCCTACAGGCTACTGGCATTGGATGAAATATCTGGACGGTTCTTTTTCTATCAGTTTGCGGGCCTGGGATAAGTCATGGGCAGTAAAAGCGAAGAGCTTATACAACCTGACTATCCAACGTAAATTCGATGATTTCATGAAGGCCAATTTCAGAGAGAAATATATGGCATGGAAAGAGCGGCTGGCTATAAAAAGGGCGAATAAAGCATTGGCAGAACATGCTCCATTCTAA
- a CDS encoding cupin-like domain-containing protein — translation MSFILKPVDTVENISPADFKKNYLDPRKPLIIKGLTKTWPAREKWTTEYLKEIAGNLEVPLYDNAKVDPSKPINSAAAHMRFGDYLDLIKSEPTELRIFFFNLFKHVPSLIKDIVLPKDLMGGFIESMPAMFFGGSNSVTFLHYDIDLPHLFHTHFGGRKHIILFDNKWKDRLYCIPNATYALEDYDVANPDFDKFPALRGVEGYEVFLEHGDTLFMPTGMWHWMKYLDGSFSLSLRAWDASPIRKAQSLFNLAIKGGLDSVLKMALKAPYAEFREKLAIKRAEKALARGLPKK, via the coding sequence ATGAGCTTTATATTAAAGCCGGTAGATACCGTTGAGAATATCAGTCCCGCAGATTTTAAAAAAAACTATTTAGACCCTAGAAAACCTCTAATCATAAAAGGTTTAACAAAGACCTGGCCTGCAAGAGAAAAGTGGACAACTGAGTACCTGAAAGAAATTGCTGGTAACCTGGAGGTTCCATTATATGACAATGCAAAAGTAGACCCATCCAAGCCTATCAATTCGGCGGCAGCGCATATGCGTTTCGGTGATTATCTTGACTTGATTAAGTCAGAGCCTACAGAACTCCGTATATTTTTCTTCAATTTATTCAAGCATGTACCAAGTCTGATCAAGGACATCGTATTGCCTAAAGATTTAATGGGTGGTTTCATTGAGAGTATGCCTGCCATGTTTTTTGGTGGTTCAAATTCTGTGACCTTCCTGCATTATGATATCGATCTTCCACATCTTTTCCATACACACTTTGGTGGCAGAAAGCATATTATATTATTTGATAACAAGTGGAAAGACCGTCTTTATTGTATTCCAAATGCTACTTATGCGCTGGAAGACTATGATGTGGCCAATCCTGATTTCGATAAGTTCCCTGCACTAAGGGGGGTTGAGGGATATGAGGTTTTCCTTGAGCATGGCGATACGCTGTTTATGCCTACAGGAATGTGGCATTGGATGAAATATCTGGATGGTTCTTTCTCTTTGAGTTTAAGAGCATGGGATGCCTCTCCGATCAGAAAAGCGCAAAGTTTATTCAATCTTGCAATTAAAGGCGGTTTAGACAGTGTGTTGAAAATGGCCTTGAAAGCCCCTTACGCAGAATTCAGAGAAAAGCTAGCTATTAAAAGAGCAGAAAAGGCTTTAGCTAGAGGCTTGCCAAAAAAATAA
- a CDS encoding vWA domain-containing protein, whose translation MKGFHFSNFQADDKPKGGFDEMLKLFTQLLNYTAGDAGETLAWMNELDKQYKFTTGDYGMGDFIDELKDKGYIKEDPKDGSVDITSKTEQVIRKSALEEIFGKLKKAGKGNHNSNISGIGEEKNADRREYTFGDSLDQIDMTASIQNAQINHGIGNFTLTEGDLEVEEKDYKTLTSTVLMIDISHSMILYGEDRITPAKKVAMALAELIKTRYPKDTLDIVVFGNDAWPITVKDLPYLQVGPYHTNTLAGLELAADLLRRRKTHNKQIFMITDGKPTCLKENGRYYKNSMGLDRKVINKTLNMAAQCKRLNIPITTFMIAQDPYLQQFVREFTEINGGRAFYSSLTGLGEYIFEDYIKNRRKIVR comes from the coding sequence ATGAAAGGTTTCCATTTTTCTAATTTTCAAGCAGATGACAAGCCTAAGGGCGGGTTTGATGAAATGCTGAAGTTATTTACACAGCTATTGAATTACACTGCAGGTGATGCAGGTGAAACATTGGCCTGGATGAATGAACTGGACAAGCAATATAAGTTTACCACGGGCGATTACGGCATGGGTGATTTTATTGATGAGCTGAAAGATAAAGGCTATATCAAAGAAGATCCTAAGGATGGAAGTGTGGATATTACTTCCAAAACTGAACAGGTAATCCGGAAGTCTGCACTGGAGGAAATTTTCGGTAAATTGAAGAAGGCCGGAAAGGGTAATCACAATAGTAATATCTCTGGTATCGGGGAAGAGAAGAATGCCGATCGCCGTGAATATACATTTGGTGATAGCCTGGATCAGATTGACATGACTGCATCGATACAAAATGCACAGATCAATCATGGTATCGGCAATTTCACTTTAACTGAGGGTGACCTGGAAGTAGAGGAAAAAGATTACAAGACGCTTACCTCGACAGTGCTGATGATTGATATCTCCCATTCTATGATTTTATATGGAGAAGATAGGATTACCCCGGCTAAAAAGGTAGCGATGGCCTTGGCGGAGCTGATCAAAACCCGTTATCCTAAAGATACACTCGACATTGTAGTATTTGGAAATGATGCCTGGCCGATTACGGTGAAGGATCTTCCCTACCTGCAGGTTGGGCCTTATCACACCAATACCCTTGCTGGTTTGGAACTGGCTGCAGATTTATTGCGCCGGCGTAAAACACATAACAAACAGATTTTCATGATTACTGATGGTAAACCAACCTGCTTGAAAGAGAATGGGCGTTACTATAAAAACAGTATGGGACTGGATAGAAAGGTAATTAATAAAACCTTGAACATGGCAGCACAGTGCAAACGCCTGAATATCCCGATTACGACCTTTATGATTGCCCAGGACCCCTATTTACAACAATTTGTAAGGGAGTTTACAGAAATAAACGGTGGAAGGGCATTTTACAGCTCTTTAACTGGTTTAGGCGAGTACATTTTTGAAGATTATATTAAAAACCGAAGAAAAATAGTCCGTTAA